The sequence GAGATGAAAGTTCGTGTCTTTGGAAGAGACTGGAAAGCTCTCCATTGAAATCAATAACAAAGAGGCGTGCTTCTGGATGATCGACAACGGGCCTACACGTGTGGCTACAACACGCGCTAAATGTGTCGGCCAGGTGTATCCCATCCCCAATACATCCGATATGTGAAATTATAGCTTTTGCCTGCTGTAATGCTGTTTTGGGTGCCAAAAAGAGACAATGTTTATCATTAACTTCACTAGGGCTAGGAATTTCGACCAATTCAACTTCGCCATCTCCCCAGTTTCCTACAGGTTCTATCCAAAGAGAGGGCGCTGTTCGTAGTGCAGAGCTATATCTTCGTAATCGCTGAAGGATCTTTTGCGCTGCATTAGTCCATAACCATAAGGACCATTATCGCTAAAGCCAGAAATTTGTAAGTCGGTTGGGTTATTGAGAGGACGAAAAGCTGCTGTTTGGTGCCAGTCCATACTTGTAAAGCTTCGCTATCATGTGCCGCAGGGCGCCAGTCATCAACGTGATCATGGTTATTGGCATCAAAATAGAACATTCCTGTTAAAGGAGCGATCCCACCATTAGCGATATCCTGTCGAGGGAAGATTGTTGATTGTACGTCAAAAAGAGTGGTTTCACCTGGGCGGATTGTGA comes from Aristophania vespae and encodes:
- a CDS encoding glucan biosynthesis protein, whose translation is MILRGSTWFYPEECAVFLGASYFRAFAKGQIYGLSAVVLLKIQGLSREEFPFFRSFWLEKPQAGSDSLVVHALMDSPSLTGAFRFTIRPGETTLFDVQSTIFPRQDIANGGIAPLTGMFYFDANNHDHVDDWRPAAHDSEALQVWTGTKQQLFVLSITQPTYKFLALAIMVLMVMD